One genomic window of Pocillopora verrucosa isolate sample1 chromosome 8, ASM3666991v2, whole genome shotgun sequence includes the following:
- the LOC131779970 gene encoding uncharacterized protein, with the protein MHQALQILLVLLVLLLARTQSRPLDELKNEIQPTTTACLTPNCLYDSKCYAHEEEISHGSNGEGWCHGLLCNDGHVVTWDDFDCGPVSTTPLTTMTPTTPPSLPVTTIPKSGCMYNGIWYEENSDIEKGTDGMGWCYGLYCTSGGEIIAWDDFDCGPTTAPTTAPTTAPTTAPTTAPTTAPTTAPTTAPTTAPTTAPTTAPTTAPTTASTIAPSTAPTTAPSTAPPPPPPSTTQLGCLQYGVWYAPGSEISRGTDGQGWCYGAICTDDGQIQLWDDFNCTSQSTPTPTPPALPKGCYYEGKWYPTGVFEGTNSRGCRFGAHCGLDGQVIDWEEFDCQIKSQ; encoded by the coding sequence ATGCATCAAGCACTTCAAATTTTGCTGGTTCTGTTAGTGCTCCTATTGGCCAGGACTCAGTCACGCCCTCTGGAtgaacttaaaaatgaaatccagcCAACCACTACAGCATGTTTAACTCCAAACTGCTTGTATGACTCCAAATGCTATGCACACGAAGAAGAGATAAGTCATGGATCAAATGGGGAAGGATGGTGTCATGGGCTGTTATGTAATGATGGTCATGTTGTCACATGGGATGACTTTGATTGTGGTCCAGTTTCCACCACACCTCTAACAACAATGACACCCACCACCCCACCTAGTCTCCCTGTTACAACCATTCCAAAGTCCGGGTGCATGTACAATGGCATTTGGTACGAAGAGAACAGTGACATAGAAAAAGGGACAGATGGTATGGGGTGGTGCTATGGATTGTACTGTACCAGTGGTGGAGAGATTATTGCATGGGATGACTTTGACTGTGGCCCTACAACAGCTCCTACAACAGCTCCTACAACAGCTCCTACAACAGCTCCTACAACAGCTCCTACAACAGCTCCTACAACAGCTCCTACAACAGCTCCTACAACAGCTCCTACAACAGCTCCTACAACAGCTCCTACAACAGCTCCTACAACAGCTTCCACGATAGCTCCTTCTACAGCTCCTACTACAGCTCCTTCTACAGCTCCCCCACCACCTCCCCCATCAACAACACAATTAGGTTGCCTCCAATATGGTGTCTGGTATGCCCCAGGCAGTGAGATAAGTAGGGGAACAGATGGGCAAGGTTGGTGCTATGGGGCAATTTGTACAGATGATGGTCAAATCCAGCTATGGGATGACTTCAATTGTACATCACAGTCTACACCCACACCCACACCTCCAGCTCTGCCCAAAGGTTGTTACTATGAGGGGAAATGGTACCCAACTGGTGTCTTTGAAGGTACTAATAGCCGTGGGTGTAGGTTTGGAGCACATTGTGGTTTGGATGGCCAAGTGATAGATTGGGAAGAATTTGATTGTCAAATCAAGAGCCAGTGA